One Drosophila willistoni isolate 14030-0811.24 chromosome 2R unlocalized genomic scaffold, UCI_dwil_1.1 Seg167, whole genome shotgun sequence DNA segment encodes these proteins:
- the LOC6643928 gene encoding zinc carboxypeptidase A 1: MKLLKLFLLFVIIELSVGLSAHRSFLNYRVYRLKPNKPEQLESLKSLEVRHEEVFFLDHLKLGLLNVVVAPEFNENFLDFLQNEKISYDLIDKNAQASLDLDIEPIADANRRSDDYSWSEYHELNDTYLWLQNTAGKYPNVATVFKAGESYEGRDLLGLKIDHKGEGDRQAIFLEAGMHAREWISPATSTFFINELLTSQNPEIMNLAKSYVWYILPHANPDGYVYTHSTNRLWRKTRSPQANNCYGTDPNRNWAFHWREIGASDEPCSESYAGPKAFSEKETETLAQYLQSLPEPVFMYLSLHSFSQLLLYPYGHTSTLPENHKDLEYIFRSAVQGMKRRFGTRYTGGNVYDAIYPAAGSSMDWAYGVLKVKYSFCYELRPSGYSFWTGFRLPASQIIPTGQETTDALVEMIKAARTLKK; the protein is encoded by the exons ATGAAGTTACTAAAGTTGTTTCTACTATTTGTCATTATTGAACTAAGTGTTGGCTTAAGTGCACATCGGAGTTTTCTAAATTATCGTGTTTATCGCCTGAAACCCAATAAGCCAGAACAATTGGAAAGTTTAAAATCTTTGGAAGTGCGCCATGAAGAAGTTTTCTTTCTCGATCATTTGAAATTGGGCTTATTAAATGTTGTAGTAGCTCCagaatttaatgaaaattttctcgactttcttcaaaatgaaaaaattagTTACGATTTAATTGATAAGAATGCCCAGGCCAGTTTGGACTTGGATATTGAACCCATAGCGGATGCCAATCGTCGGAGTGATGATTACAGTTGGTCAGAGTATCATGAATTGAACGATACCTATCTATGGCTACAAAATACAGCAGGAAAATATCCAAATGTGGCAACTGTGTTTAAGGCAGGCGAAAGCTATGAAGGACGTGATCTTTTGGGACTTAAAATTGATCATAAGGGCGAGGGAGATAGACAAGCCATCTTTCTGGAAGCTGGAATGCATGCCAGAGAGTGGATTAGTCCGGCAACATCTACATTTTTCATCAATGAACTTTTGACCTCGCAAAATCCCGAGATTATGAATTTGGCCAAGTCCTATGTGTGGTATATTTTGCCACATGCCAATCCCGACGGTTATGTCTACACACATTCTACA AACCGTTTGTGGCGCAAGACACGTAGTCCACAGGCAAACAATTGCTATGGCACCGATCCGAATCGTAACTGGGCCTTTCATTGGCGGGAAATTGGAGCCAGCGATGAGCCATGCTCGGAATCCTATGCTGGACCCAAGGCATTCTCCGAAAAGGAAACAGAAACTCTAGCCCAATATCTACAATCGTTGCCTGAGCCCGTTTTCATGTACCTATCACTGCATTCCTTTTCACAATTATTACTTTATCCTTATGGGCATACATCGACTTTGCCAGAAAATCATAAGGATTTGGAATATATCTTTAGATCTGCTGTTCAGGGAATGAAACGACGCTTTGGCACACGTTACACTGGTGGCAATGTCTATGATGCCATTTATCCAGCTGCTGGTTCTAGCATGGATTGGGCTTATGGCGTATTGAAAGTGAAATACTCATTCTGCTATGAGTTGCGACCATCGGGTTATAGTTTCTGGACGGGATTCCGTTTACCCGCATCACAGATTATACCCACTGGCCAGGAGACAACCGATGCTTTGGTAGAAATGATTAAGGCAGCTAgaactttaaaaaaataa